The Actinomadura sp. WMMB 499 genome includes a window with the following:
- the coaD gene encoding pantetheine-phosphate adenylyltransferase, translated as MRRVVCCPGSFDPVTNGHLDIISRACGLYDEVVVAVLINKNKQSLFTVDERADMIAEVTEPYGNVRVDTFYGLTVDYCKEQNIPVIVRGLRAVSDYEYELQMAQMNHRIAGVETLFMATNPEYAFLSSSLMKEVVRFGGDISGLVPDSVHERLIERLREAD; from the coding sequence GTGCGCCGTGTCGTCTGTTGTCCGGGATCGTTCGACCCCGTGACCAACGGTCACCTCGACATCATCAGCCGCGCCTGCGGGCTGTACGACGAGGTGGTCGTGGCCGTGCTGATCAACAAGAACAAGCAGAGTCTGTTCACCGTCGACGAGCGCGCGGACATGATCGCCGAGGTGACCGAGCCTTACGGGAACGTCCGCGTGGACACGTTCTACGGCCTCACCGTGGACTACTGCAAGGAACAGAACATTCCCGTCATCGTCCGGGGGCTGCGCGCCGTCAGCGACTACGAGTACGAGCTGCAGATGGCGCAGATGAACCACCGCATCGCCGGCGTCGAGACCCTCTTCATGGCGACGAACCCCGAGTACGCCTTCCTCTCCTCCAGCCTGATGAAGGAAGTCGTCAGGTTCGGCGGCGACATCTCCGGCCTCGTTCCCGACAGCGTCCACGAACGGCTCATCGAGCGGCTGCGCGAGGCGGACTGA
- a CDS encoding DUF177 domain-containing protein — translation MPHESRIPLTRLDPNAPLVLDTRALGRQPGSSREEHLSVPAPEDFGVEMVGVPEGAAIELDLRLEAVLEGVLVTGTATVPLTGECARCLDPIASTFEADFQELFVYPDTRSGGNAEDDELYLEDDLIDLEPLLRDAVVLALPLSPLCRDDCPGLCAECGVRLADAGPDHRHDVADPRWAALRDLAAGMAADTPERGSGSPGARGTSDRRQGKQEG, via the coding sequence ATGCCTCACGAAAGCAGGATTCCGCTGACACGCCTCGACCCCAATGCGCCGCTCGTGCTCGACACCCGGGCACTCGGCAGGCAACCCGGGTCGTCGCGCGAGGAGCACCTGAGCGTGCCGGCTCCGGAGGATTTCGGTGTGGAGATGGTGGGCGTCCCCGAGGGCGCCGCGATCGAGCTGGACCTGCGGCTCGAGGCGGTGCTGGAGGGGGTGCTCGTCACCGGCACGGCGACGGTCCCCCTCACGGGGGAGTGCGCTCGCTGCCTCGACCCGATCGCCTCGACCTTCGAGGCGGACTTCCAGGAGCTCTTCGTCTATCCTGACACCCGCTCCGGCGGGAACGCCGAAGACGACGAGCTCTACCTCGAGGACGATCTGATCGACCTCGAACCGCTGCTCCGAGACGCGGTGGTGCTCGCGCTGCCGCTCTCGCCGCTGTGCCGGGACGACTGTCCCGGCCTGTGCGCGGAGTGCGGGGTCCGGCTGGCCGACGCCGGCCCGGACCACCGGCACGACGTCGCCGACCCCCGGTGGGCGGCACTGCGTGACCTGGCCGCCGGCATGGCGGCCGACACCCCGGAGCGGGGGAGCGGGAGCCCAGGCGCCCGCGGTACATCCGACCGACGACAAGGAAAGCAGGAGGGCTGA
- the rpmF gene encoding 50S ribosomal protein L32 produces the protein MAVPKRKKSRSNTRHRRAQWKTAAPTLVDCPTCRDKKLPHTACATCGTYDRRQVITPSA, from the coding sequence GTGGCCGTCCCGAAGCGGAAGAAGTCCCGCAGCAACACGCGGCACCGGCGCGCGCAGTGGAAGACCGCGGCGCCGACCCTGGTCGACTGCCCGACCTGCCGCGACAAGAAGCTGCCCCACACCGCCTGCGCGACGTGCGGCACCTACGACCGGCGGCAGGTCATCACCCCGTCGGCCTGA
- the rnc gene encoding ribonuclease III, producing MSAKKTDPAPDRAELTRALGVEVDDALLERALTHRSYAYENGGLPTNERLEFLGDSVLGLVVTDTLYRGHPDLPEGHLAKLRAAVVNMRALAGVARGLGVGAHIRLGRGEEGTGGRDKASILADTLEALIGAVYVDRGLDEASALVHRLFDALIARSAGLGAGLDWKTSLQELTAVEELGVPEYHVAESGPDHQKTFRASVRVGGETYGSGEGRSKKEAEQHAAEAAWNAIRDMAAEREGARKAGQDQAGQDRAGRDGAAGAGPAAAGDGRNGDGRGPRPAGLAGA from the coding sequence ATGAGCGCCAAGAAGACCGACCCCGCGCCCGATCGCGCGGAACTGACCCGCGCCCTCGGCGTCGAGGTCGACGACGCGCTGCTGGAACGCGCGCTGACGCACCGTTCGTACGCGTACGAGAACGGCGGCCTGCCCACCAACGAGCGCCTGGAGTTCCTCGGCGACTCGGTGCTGGGCCTCGTCGTCACCGACACCCTGTACCGGGGGCACCCGGACCTGCCCGAGGGGCACCTGGCCAAGCTGCGCGCCGCCGTGGTCAACATGCGCGCCCTCGCCGGCGTCGCCCGCGGGCTCGGCGTCGGCGCCCACATCCGGCTCGGCCGCGGCGAGGAGGGCACCGGCGGCCGCGACAAGGCCTCGATCCTCGCCGACACGCTCGAGGCGCTGATCGGCGCCGTCTACGTCGACCGCGGTCTGGACGAGGCGTCCGCGCTCGTCCACCGGCTGTTCGACGCCCTCATCGCGCGCTCGGCCGGTCTCGGCGCCGGCCTCGACTGGAAGACGTCCCTGCAGGAGCTGACGGCCGTCGAGGAGCTCGGCGTGCCCGAGTACCACGTCGCCGAGAGCGGCCCCGACCACCAGAAGACGTTCCGGGCGTCGGTGCGGGTGGGCGGCGAGACCTACGGGTCCGGGGAGGGCCGCAGCAAGAAGGAGGCCGAGCAGCACGCCGCCGAGGCCGCCTGGAACGCCATCCGCGACATGGCCGCCGAGCGGGAGGGCGCCAGGAAGGCGGGGCAGGACCAGGCGGGCCAGGACCGGGCCGGCCGGGACGGCGCCGCCGGCGCCGGCCCCGCGGCGGCGGGCGACGGCCGCAACGGCGACGGCCGGGGTCCGCGTCCCGCCGGGCTCGCCGGTGCCTGA
- the mutM gene encoding bifunctional DNA-formamidopyrimidine glycosylase/DNA-(apurinic or apyrimidinic site) lyase, with amino-acid sequence MPELPEVEVVRAGLDRWTTGRTVEKAEVLHPRAVRRHETGPADFAGRLAGRTVLPPRRRGKYLWLPLADPADAAGAPPSEALLAHLGMSGQLLVGAPGREAQKHLRVRIAFTDDPAADPLDLRFVDQRTFGHLMVTDLVPDAVSGAAGPAPDGTGLVPAPIVHIAADPLEAAFDGDALYRALRRRKTGVKRALLDQSLISGVGNIYADEALWRARLHWARPTETLTRAEAARIVRAAQDVMGAALAVGGTSFDSLYVNVDGESGYFERSLDAYGRRDEPCRRCGAPIRRDEFMNRSSYSCPVCQPRPRRARY; translated from the coding sequence GTGCCTGAGCTGCCCGAGGTCGAGGTCGTCCGGGCCGGTCTCGACCGCTGGACGACCGGCCGCACGGTCGAGAAGGCCGAGGTCCTGCACCCCCGCGCGGTGCGCCGCCACGAGACCGGACCGGCCGACTTCGCCGGGCGGCTCGCGGGCCGCACCGTCCTGCCGCCGCGCCGCCGCGGCAAGTACCTGTGGCTGCCGCTGGCCGACCCCGCGGACGCCGCGGGCGCGCCGCCGTCCGAGGCGCTGCTGGCCCACCTCGGGATGAGCGGGCAGCTGCTGGTCGGCGCACCCGGCCGGGAGGCGCAGAAGCACCTGCGGGTGCGGATCGCGTTCACCGACGACCCCGCGGCCGACCCTCTCGACCTGCGCTTCGTCGACCAGCGGACGTTCGGGCACCTGATGGTCACCGACCTCGTCCCCGACGCCGTCTCCGGTGCCGCCGGGCCCGCGCCGGACGGTACCGGGCTCGTGCCCGCCCCGATCGTGCACATCGCCGCCGACCCCCTCGAGGCGGCGTTCGACGGCGACGCGCTGTACCGCGCCCTGCGCCGCCGCAAGACCGGCGTCAAGCGCGCCCTGCTCGACCAGTCCCTGATCAGCGGCGTCGGCAACATCTACGCCGACGAGGCGCTGTGGCGGGCGCGGCTGCACTGGGCGCGCCCGACCGAGACGCTGACGCGCGCCGAGGCGGCCCGGATCGTCCGGGCCGCGCAGGACGTGATGGGCGCGGCGCTCGCCGTCGGGGGGACCTCGTTCGACAGCCTGTACGTCAACGTCGACGGCGAGAGCGGCTACTTCGAGCGCTCCCTGGACGCCTACGGCCGCCGCGACGAGCCGTGCCGCCGCTGCGGGGCGCCGATCCGGCGCGACGAGTTCATGAACCGTTCGTCCTACAGCTGCCCCGTGTGCCAGCCGCGTCCGCGCCGCGCGCGGTACTAG
- a CDS encoding acylphosphatase — translation MDDEAVRLTAWVRGRVQGVGFRWWVRARALELGLVGSAANLSDGRVEVVAEGPRDRCRRLLEMLHPDATSGGPPPSGAPGRPGAVTGVTERWSEPRGTADGFEER, via the coding sequence ATGGACGACGAGGCGGTGCGGCTCACCGCGTGGGTGCGGGGCCGCGTGCAGGGCGTCGGGTTCCGCTGGTGGGTGCGGGCGCGCGCACTGGAGCTCGGCCTGGTCGGCAGTGCCGCGAATCTGAGCGACGGCCGGGTCGAGGTGGTGGCCGAGGGGCCGCGCGACAGATGCCGCCGGCTGCTCGAGATGCTGCACCCCGACGCGACGTCCGGTGGCCCGCCGCCGTCGGGCGCCCCGGGCCGTCCGGGCGCCGTGACGGGCGTGACCGAACGGTGGAGCGAGCCCCGCGGGACCGCCGACGGTTTCGAGGAACGGTGA
- the smc gene encoding chromosome segregation protein SMC — translation MYLKNLTLRGFKSFASSTTLRFEPGITAVVGPNGSGKSNVVDALAWVMGEQGAKSLRGGKMEDVIFAGTANRAPLGRAEVVLTIDNADGALPIDYTEVTISRLMFRSGSSEYAINGDSCRLLDIQELLSDSGIGREMHVIIGQGQLDRVLHSGPEGRRAVIEEAAGVLKHRKRKEKALRKLDAMQGNLTRVQDLTGELRRRLKPLGKQAEIARKAAVIQADLRDARLRLLADDLVTLRTKLEQEAADEAQIRERRTETERALAQGQEREEALEAEEAVAAPRLKRVQDTWYRLSALQERLRGVADLAAERHRNAAEAREDERRGRDPEDMEREAAEIREQEETLRAALDEAQDGLADAVQERTGVEEALAGEERRLQAAARAAADRREELARLRGRVEALRSKAAAGRSEIGRLAEARDEAERRAESARADFEAFEAEVVEDPALAAEHEAAQEALATAKDAAEGARGAVAGPRGAVKEARQAIAAARSADQAAQKKVTALQARIEALNLTLSAAADGGEALLEAGSDGSLDGVLGTVASLLTVRPGYETAVAAALGNAAQAVAVGSLDTAAAALALLRSRDAGHAGLLVGGGPNGDGTARIDGIDYAVDAVTVPDGVRRALAHLLRDVAVVDDVPSAVALVRREPALRAVTRDGELVGAHWAQGGAAGGAQSLLEMRTTLDQAAEDLAAAETAAETAAAELAAATEAEQAAQSALEAAEAAANEAQTGVNRAQSDLDRVRARVREFEARAAQEAKRAARLEADVRAARGEAERLTKSLDAANESLEQDVRAADDLALRLAEAEEAADVADEAGHDTEARDELNARVQELRSAEMEARLAVRTAEERVQAIAGRADALERGARREREERARAAERRARREMQARVAEAVLTGARTALQRIELSLAAAVRRREAAEEARAAREAELKVVRNQVRDLSATLERLVNVVHGNEVARAEQRLRLEQLEQRAMDEYGLEVDALVGEYGPDVPVPPGPDAGEETGEEARPVPYERAVQEKRAKTAERQLNQLGKVNPLALEEFAALEERHAFLNSQLEDLKKTQRELLGLVKEVDERVQQVFGAAYADTAREFERIFARLFPGGEGSLSLTEPEDMLATGVEVAARPPGKKVKRLSLLSGGERSLVAIAFLVAVFKARPSPFYVLDEVEAALDDTNTQRLITVFEELRESSQLIVITHQKRTMEGADALYGVSMRGDGVTQVVSQRLEKTDKS, via the coding sequence GTGTATCTGAAGAACCTGACGTTGCGCGGCTTCAAGTCCTTCGCGTCGTCGACCACGCTGCGGTTCGAGCCCGGCATCACCGCCGTCGTGGGCCCCAACGGGTCCGGCAAGTCCAACGTCGTGGACGCGCTCGCGTGGGTGATGGGCGAGCAGGGCGCGAAGTCGCTGCGCGGCGGCAAGATGGAGGACGTCATCTTCGCCGGCACCGCGAACCGGGCGCCGCTCGGCCGCGCGGAGGTCGTGCTGACGATCGACAACGCCGACGGCGCGCTGCCCATCGACTACACCGAGGTCACGATCAGCCGGCTGATGTTCCGGTCGGGCAGCAGCGAGTACGCGATCAACGGCGACTCGTGCCGGCTGCTCGACATCCAGGAACTGCTCTCGGACTCCGGCATCGGCCGCGAGATGCACGTCATCATCGGGCAGGGGCAGCTCGACCGCGTGCTGCACTCGGGCCCGGAGGGCCGCCGCGCGGTGATCGAGGAGGCGGCGGGCGTCCTCAAGCACCGCAAGCGCAAGGAGAAGGCGCTGCGCAAGCTCGACGCGATGCAGGGCAACCTGACGCGCGTCCAGGACCTGACCGGGGAGTTGCGCCGCCGGCTCAAGCCGCTCGGCAAGCAGGCGGAGATCGCCCGGAAGGCGGCGGTGATCCAGGCCGACCTGCGGGACGCGCGGCTGCGGCTGCTGGCCGACGACCTGGTCACCCTGCGCACGAAGCTGGAGCAGGAGGCCGCCGACGAGGCCCAGATCCGCGAGCGCCGCACCGAGACCGAGCGGGCCCTCGCGCAGGGGCAGGAGCGCGAGGAGGCGCTGGAGGCCGAGGAGGCCGTCGCGGCGCCGCGGCTGAAGCGGGTGCAGGACACCTGGTACCGGCTGTCGGCGCTGCAGGAGCGGCTGCGCGGCGTCGCGGACCTGGCCGCCGAGCGCCACCGCAACGCCGCCGAAGCCCGCGAGGACGAGCGGCGCGGCCGTGACCCCGAGGACATGGAGCGCGAGGCCGCCGAGATCCGGGAGCAGGAGGAGACGCTCCGCGCGGCCCTGGACGAGGCGCAGGACGGGCTCGCCGACGCCGTGCAGGAGCGGACGGGCGTCGAGGAGGCGCTCGCGGGCGAGGAACGGCGCCTGCAGGCCGCGGCCCGCGCCGCCGCCGACCGGCGCGAGGAGCTGGCGCGGCTGCGCGGCCGGGTCGAGGCGCTGCGCAGCAAGGCGGCGGCCGGAAGGTCGGAGATCGGGCGGCTCGCGGAGGCGCGGGACGAGGCGGAGCGGCGGGCCGAGAGCGCGCGGGCCGACTTCGAGGCGTTCGAGGCCGAGGTCGTCGAGGACCCCGCGCTGGCGGCCGAGCACGAGGCGGCGCAGGAGGCGCTCGCCACCGCCAAGGACGCGGCCGAGGGCGCGCGAGGGGCGGTGGCGGGGCCGCGCGGCGCCGTCAAGGAGGCGCGGCAGGCCATCGCGGCGGCGCGCAGCGCCGACCAGGCCGCGCAGAAGAAGGTCACGGCGCTGCAGGCGCGGATCGAGGCGCTCAACCTGACGCTGTCGGCCGCCGCCGACGGCGGCGAGGCGCTGCTGGAGGCGGGCTCGGACGGGTCCCTCGACGGGGTGCTCGGCACGGTCGCGTCGCTGCTGACCGTCCGGCCCGGGTACGAGACGGCCGTCGCGGCCGCGCTCGGGAACGCCGCCCAGGCCGTCGCCGTCGGATCGCTGGACACCGCCGCGGCGGCGCTCGCGCTGCTGCGGTCGCGGGACGCCGGACACGCCGGGCTGCTGGTCGGCGGCGGCCCGAACGGCGACGGCACCGCGCGGATCGACGGCATCGACTACGCGGTCGACGCGGTGACCGTCCCGGACGGCGTCCGCCGCGCTCTCGCGCACCTGCTGCGGGACGTCGCGGTGGTCGACGACGTCCCGTCGGCCGTCGCGCTCGTCCGGCGCGAGCCCGCGCTGCGCGCCGTGACCCGGGACGGGGAGCTCGTCGGCGCGCACTGGGCGCAGGGCGGCGCGGCGGGCGGCGCCCAGAGCCTGCTGGAGATGCGGACCACCCTCGACCAGGCCGCCGAGGATCTCGCCGCGGCCGAGACCGCCGCGGAGACCGCCGCCGCCGAGCTGGCCGCCGCGACCGAGGCGGAGCAGGCGGCGCAGTCCGCGCTGGAGGCCGCGGAGGCCGCCGCGAACGAGGCCCAGACGGGCGTGAACCGTGCCCAGTCCGATCTCGACCGGGTCCGCGCGCGGGTCCGCGAGTTCGAGGCGCGCGCCGCGCAGGAGGCCAAGCGCGCCGCCCGGCTGGAGGCCGACGTCCGCGCCGCCCGCGGCGAGGCCGAGCGGCTGACCAAGTCGCTGGACGCCGCGAACGAGTCCCTCGAGCAGGACGTGCGCGCCGCCGACGACCTGGCCCTGCGGCTGGCCGAGGCCGAGGAGGCCGCCGACGTCGCCGACGAGGCCGGGCACGACACCGAGGCGCGCGACGAGCTGAACGCGCGCGTCCAGGAGCTGCGGTCGGCCGAGATGGAGGCGCGGCTGGCGGTCCGGACGGCCGAAGAGCGCGTGCAGGCCATCGCGGGGCGCGCCGACGCGCTGGAGCGCGGCGCCCGCCGGGAACGCGAGGAGCGGGCCCGTGCCGCCGAGCGGCGTGCCCGCCGCGAGATGCAGGCCCGCGTCGCCGAGGCCGTCCTGACGGGCGCGCGGACGGCGCTGCAGCGCATCGAGCTGTCGCTGGCGGCGGCCGTGCGGCGGCGCGAGGCCGCCGAGGAGGCCCGCGCGGCGCGCGAGGCCGAACTCAAGGTCGTCCGCAACCAGGTGCGGGACCTGTCGGCGACGCTGGAGCGCCTCGTGAACGTCGTGCACGGCAACGAGGTGGCCCGCGCCGAGCAGCGGCTCCGGCTGGAGCAGCTCGAGCAGCGGGCGATGGACGAGTACGGGCTGGAGGTCGACGCGCTCGTCGGCGAGTACGGGCCGGACGTCCCCGTGCCGCCGGGACCGGACGCGGGCGAGGAGACCGGGGAAGAGGCGCGGCCCGTCCCGTACGAGCGGGCCGTGCAGGAGAAGCGGGCCAAGACGGCCGAGCGGCAGCTCAACCAGCTCGGCAAGGTCAACCCGCTGGCGCTGGAGGAGTTCGCGGCGCTGGAGGAGCGGCACGCGTTCCTCAACTCCCAGCTCGAGGACCTGAAGAAGACCCAGCGGGAGCTGCTCGGCCTCGTCAAGGAGGTCGACGAGCGGGTGCAGCAGGTGTTCGGCGCGGCCTACGCCGACACCGCCCGCGAGTTCGAGCGGATCTTCGCGCGGCTGTTCCCGGGCGGCGAGGGCAGCCTGTCGCTGACCGAGCCCGAGGACATGCTGGCCACCGGCGTGGAGGTGGCGGCCCGGCCGCCCGGCAAGAAGGTGAAGCGGCTGTCGCTCCTGTCGGGCGGGGAACGGTCCCTGGTCGCGATCGCCTTCCTCGTCGCGGTGTTCAAGGCCCGGCCGTCGCCGTTCTACGTGCTGGACGAGGTGGAGGCGGCGCTGGACGACACCAACACCCAGCGGCTGATCACGGTCTTCGAGGAGCTGCGCGAGTCGTCCCAGCTGATCGTCATCACGCACCAGAAGCGGACGATGGAGGGCGCGGACGCCCTGTACGGGGTCAGCATGCGCGGCGACGGGGTGACCCAGGTCGTCAGCCAGCGACTGGAGAAAACTGACAAGTCCTGA
- a CDS encoding globin domain-containing protein, producing the protein MDAQRLKRNFALVGEHGIDVAEYFYADLFEQNPQVRSLFGGAMAKQHEKLLAALSHIVGAVDDEAELVPYLRDLGRRHNGFGVVAEHYPHVGASLIATLAHFSGPEWNADLERDWTAAYGVVAQVMQEAAADPVA; encoded by the coding sequence ATGGACGCGCAGCGTCTCAAGCGGAACTTCGCCCTGGTGGGCGAGCACGGCATCGACGTCGCGGAGTACTTCTACGCCGACCTGTTCGAGCAGAATCCGCAGGTCAGGTCTTTGTTCGGTGGTGCGATGGCCAAGCAGCACGAGAAGCTGCTGGCCGCGCTGTCGCACATCGTGGGGGCGGTGGACGACGAGGCCGAGCTCGTCCCGTACCTGCGGGATCTCGGCCGCCGGCACAACGGCTTCGGCGTCGTCGCCGAGCACTACCCGCACGTCGGGGCGAGCCTGATCGCCACCCTCGCCCATTTCAGCGGACCGGAATGGAACGCCGACCTGGAGCGGGACTGGACGGCCGCCTACGGCGTCGTTGCCCAGGTCATGCAAGAGGCCGCCGCCGATCCCGTCGCCTGA
- a CDS encoding globin domain-containing protein: MDAQRLKDSFALVAQHGDAVALFFYADLFVRNPHLRDMFPIGMTGQRDKLLRALGTIVSRVDDLPNLVPFLQQLGRDHRRFGTIAEHYPQVGASLLGTLRHFAGPAWNDDLESDWNAAYSLVAKVMLEAADEDALNRPAWWNGQVVAVERRRFDISVLRVQPDRPLPYRPGQSVALEVPARLRHWRYYSMANAPRPDNSVDFHVRLVDGGPVSPVLVRGTRTGDRVRMGAPIGTLTLDESSPRDVLLVAGSTGLAPLKAILEQIAGRPSPPRVHLFFGARDRDGLYDLEELTKLAEAMPWLTVVPAVSDDTGGHGFSTLLQSGAFQSGQSGQFNESGRFQAGGDDIEHGTLADVVARRGPWTDHDAYVCGSAEMVRGTVERLVRSGVGRERIRLESFADAQR, from the coding sequence ATGGACGCACAGCGCCTCAAGGACAGCTTCGCCCTGGTCGCGCAGCACGGTGACGCCGTCGCGCTCTTCTTCTACGCCGACCTTTTCGTCCGCAACCCGCACCTTCGCGACATGTTCCCCATCGGGATGACCGGGCAGCGCGACAAGCTGCTGCGGGCCCTCGGGACGATCGTGTCGCGGGTCGACGACCTGCCGAACCTCGTCCCGTTCCTGCAGCAGCTCGGCCGCGACCACCGCCGGTTCGGGACCATCGCCGAGCACTACCCGCAGGTCGGCGCCAGCCTGCTCGGCACGCTGCGGCACTTCGCCGGCCCCGCCTGGAACGACGACCTCGAGAGCGACTGGAACGCCGCCTACAGCCTGGTCGCCAAGGTCATGCTGGAGGCCGCGGACGAGGACGCCCTGAACCGGCCCGCCTGGTGGAACGGGCAGGTCGTCGCCGTCGAACGGCGCCGCTTCGACATCAGCGTCCTGCGCGTCCAGCCCGACCGGCCGCTCCCGTACCGGCCCGGCCAGTCGGTGGCGCTGGAGGTGCCCGCCCGGCTGCGGCACTGGCGGTACTACTCCATGGCGAACGCCCCGCGCCCCGACAACTCCGTCGACTTCCACGTCCGGCTCGTCGACGGCGGCCCGGTCAGCCCTGTGCTGGTGCGCGGCACGCGGACCGGCGACCGCGTCCGGATGGGCGCCCCGATCGGCACGCTCACGCTGGACGAGTCGTCCCCCCGCGACGTCCTGCTCGTCGCGGGCAGCACCGGCCTCGCGCCGCTCAAGGCGATCCTCGAGCAGATCGCCGGCCGTCCGTCCCCGCCCCGGGTGCACCTGTTCTTCGGCGCCCGCGACCGCGACGGCCTCTACGACCTCGAGGAGCTGACCAAGCTGGCCGAGGCGATGCCCTGGCTGACCGTCGTGCCCGCCGTCTCGGACGACACGGGCGGGCACGGCTTCTCCACGCTGCTCCAGTCGGGCGCGTTCCAGTCCGGGCAGTCCGGGCAGTTCAACGAGTCCGGCCGGTTCCAGGCGGGCGGTGACGACATCGAACACGGGACCCTCGCCGACGTGGTGGCCCGCCGCGGCCCCTGGACCGACCACGACGCCTACGTCTGCGGATCCGCCGAGATGGTGCGGGGCACCGTCGAGCGGCTCGTCCGGTCCGGGGTCGGGCGCGAACGCATCCGGCTGGAATCCTTCGCAGACGCACAGAGGTGA
- a CDS encoding DivIVA domain-containing protein, with protein sequence MNSPNLPVVSQGTRLTPGELQSVVFARAALGRRGYDEDQVRDFLQYVERELVQIFSEKSALAEEVDRLRARVGSAASPGSGAGGAGVLAPQDAHFQAVRILSQAQQTADLYVADAERYTRELAHEARLHREAVLSDAKGRAEQMLEEAHRRAAAIADAAVREAERAPAAAPPAPSAPAPSAPASPPSPDDGGDERRRLESEVAYLRTYSDVYRSHLRTYLEALLRNVDEWEGSERASLSGGAPEPPQLRG encoded by the coding sequence TTGAACTCCCCGAACCTTCCCGTCGTCTCCCAGGGGACGCGGCTGACCCCGGGCGAACTGCAGTCGGTCGTGTTCGCCCGGGCGGCGCTGGGCCGCCGCGGGTACGACGAGGACCAGGTACGCGACTTCCTGCAGTACGTCGAGAGGGAGCTCGTCCAGATCTTCAGCGAGAAGTCGGCGCTGGCCGAGGAGGTCGACCGGCTGCGCGCGCGGGTCGGCTCCGCCGCCTCGCCGGGCTCCGGCGCCGGGGGAGCGGGCGTGCTGGCGCCCCAGGACGCCCACTTCCAGGCCGTCCGGATCCTCTCCCAGGCGCAGCAGACCGCCGACCTCTACGTCGCCGACGCCGAGCGCTACACCCGCGAGCTCGCGCACGAGGCCCGCCTGCACCGCGAGGCGGTCCTGTCCGACGCCAAGGGCCGCGCCGAGCAGATGCTGGAGGAGGCCCACCGCCGGGCCGCCGCGATCGCCGACGCCGCCGTGCGCGAGGCCGAACGGGCCCCGGCGGCCGCACCGCCCGCACCGTCCGCGCCCGCACCGTCCGCGCCCGCGTCGCCGCCCTCTCCGGACGACGGCGGCGACGAGCGGCGGCGCCTGGAGAGCGAGGTCGCCTACCTGCGCACCTACAGCGACGTCTACCGCAGCCACCTGCGCACCTACCTCGAGGCGCTGCTGCGCAACGTCGACGAGTGGGAGGGCTCGGAGCGGGCATCCCTGTCCGGAGGAGCCCCGGAGCCGCCACAGCTCCGGGGCTGA
- the ftsY gene encoding signal recognition particle-docking protein FtsY, translated as MEYLILIAVLAVVGLIVGGFLLLRPGRTRPRPPAEEPAEERRGGATVVDEAEGTAPTLERAPPTEAPAPPPTVEIEKPPPGAGRLVRLRARLARSQNAFGKTLLGLLSRETLDDDAWEEIEDTLITADMGAAVAAQVTDELRTRVQVLGTRDVAEVRALLKEELVKQIGADLDRSLDTGPHGGRPAVLMVVGVNGTGKTTTCGKLARVLVGDGRTVLLGAADTFRAAAADQLETWGNRVGAQVVRKDEGADPASVAFDAVKQGIDTKVDAVIVDTAGRLHTKTGLMDELGKVKRVVEKQAQVDEVLLVLDATTGQNGMQQARVFAEVVNITGVVLTKLDGTAKGGIVVQVQRELGVPVKLIGLGEGPDDLAPFEPEAFVDAILGD; from the coding sequence ATGGAATACCTGATCCTCATCGCCGTGCTGGCCGTCGTCGGCCTGATCGTCGGCGGATTCCTGCTGCTGCGGCCGGGCCGCACCAGGCCGCGCCCGCCCGCCGAGGAGCCCGCCGAGGAGCGGCGCGGCGGCGCGACCGTCGTCGACGAGGCGGAGGGCACGGCCCCGACGCTCGAGCGGGCGCCGCCCACCGAGGCTCCCGCGCCGCCGCCGACGGTCGAGATCGAGAAGCCGCCGCCCGGCGCGGGACGGCTCGTCCGGCTGCGCGCCCGGCTCGCCCGCTCCCAGAACGCCTTCGGCAAGACCCTCCTCGGGCTGCTGTCGCGCGAGACCCTCGACGACGACGCCTGGGAGGAGATCGAGGACACCCTCATCACCGCCGACATGGGCGCCGCCGTCGCCGCGCAGGTCACCGACGAGCTGCGCACGCGCGTCCAGGTCCTCGGCACCCGCGACGTCGCCGAGGTGCGGGCGCTGCTCAAGGAGGAGCTGGTCAAGCAGATCGGCGCCGACCTGGACCGGTCGCTCGACACCGGCCCGCACGGCGGACGGCCCGCCGTGCTGATGGTCGTCGGCGTCAACGGCACCGGCAAGACCACCACCTGCGGCAAGCTCGCGCGCGTCCTCGTCGGCGACGGGCGCACCGTGCTGCTGGGCGCCGCCGACACCTTCCGCGCCGCCGCCGCCGACCAGCTCGAGACGTGGGGCAACCGCGTCGGCGCCCAGGTCGTCCGCAAGGACGAGGGCGCCGACCCCGCCAGCGTCGCGTTCGACGCCGTCAAGCAGGGCATCGACACCAAGGTCGACGCCGTCATCGTCGACACCGCCGGCCGGCTGCACACCAAGACCGGGCTGATGGACGAGCTCGGCAAGGTCAAGCGGGTCGTCGAGAAGCAGGCCCAGGTCGACGAGGTCCTGCTCGTCCTGGACGCCACCACCGGCCAGAACGGCATGCAGCAGGCCCGCGTGTTCGCAGAGGTCGTCAACATCACCGGCGTCGTCCTGACGAAACTGGACGGGACGGCGAAGGGCGGCATCGTCGTCCAGGTGCAGCGCGAACTCGGCGTCCCCGTCAAGCTCATCGGGCTCGGTGAGGGCCCCGACGACCTCGCGCCCTTCGAGCCGGAGGCGTTCGTCGACGCGATCCTCGGCGACTGA